From the Nerophis lumbriciformis linkage group LG05, RoL_Nlum_v2.1, whole genome shotgun sequence genome, the window GCAGAAGCTGACTTCTAAATAATTGAGATTTGAGATTTAAATAATATAGTTGGTAAAATGGGAGAGTAGGAATAAAGAGGGACTGTTTGGGGGGTGAAGTTGATGGACATGAGAGGGGAAAGAGTTAGGGGGTGCAAACAGAGGAAGGTCTGTGTTTCCAAGGAAGCGGAAGCCTGACAGAAGATACCTCAACCATACTAATGCAGCGAATGACATCCACACTTGTATAATAACATCCTCTaataatataggaaaataaaatgttgaagTGATGCAGCCCTCATTTagattatttgtgtgtgtgcgtttgtccAGGCCCTTTTCACGTCAGCCATGTCGGGTTCTTACGACGATTCCATGATCGACGTCTCCAGTGACAgcttctgggaggtgaggggctgCCATTACCAAGTTGGATCAACGTACATCAATTCTTCAATGCAAAACCACCCCTAACCCCCACCCACCATACTTTCTGCAGGTGGGCAACTACAAGCGCACTGTGAAGCGCGTCGACGACGGCAACCGGCTGTGCAACGACCTCATGAGTTCCATCCACGAGCGGGCACGCATCGAGAAGTCATACGCTCAGCAACTCACTGAGTGGGGAAAGCGCTGGCGGCAGCTCATAGAGAAAGGTAGGCGGTACATTTTAAATGAAatctttcattttttttgtcaGACAACAGCCACTTTTGAGATGACAAACCCATTCTTAAAGCTCTTGTTTACAAAAGATGTCAACACTATCAACGAAGTAGCGATTTAATAGCGTTTAATATCAGGATTAACACTTAGacccatacttgtcaaccctcccgaattttccgggagactcctgaatttcagtgcctctcccgaaaatttcccgggacaaccattctcccgaatttctcccgatttccagccggacaactatattgggccgtgccttaaaggcactgcctttagcgtcgtctctcacctgaaaaggagactattatatatgtctccgttatccataggtttatctttaacccataaagtaggcaggcacagagctatttctcagcgtgtgtttattccagccggcacgttaatacactgacacacaacatccggattcccattatacattgcttcaaaactacggcaagtagtaatgtccaaaatttccagccggacaaacaatattggaggcgtgccttaaaggaactgcctttagcgtcctctcacctgaaaaggagactattatatatgtctccgttatccataggtttatctatcaCCCGTAAcatggtggccgaatggatatagtcactcatgaacggtcagagaagcacaaggcggcggcaacgcagtattatgggccaccttgcaagcaacatcctgttctcatttgcggatgttttcaacaaatccgtgaaggatatgttcccggattcagagatcgctcgccagtactcaaatggcagaacaaaggctactcaagttaaagttaaagttaaagttaaagtcccaatgattgtcacacacacacactaggtgtggtgattttgtcctctgcatttgacccatccccttgatcaccccctgggaggtgaggagagcagtgggcagcagcggtgccgcgcccgagaatcatttttggtgatttaacccccaattccaacccttgatgctgagtgccaagcagggaggtaatgggtcccatttttatagtctttggtatgactcggccggggtttgaactcacaacctaccgatctcagggcggacactctaaccactaggccacttagtGAAAGGtaagcgttattttttttaacagtaagcaGCAAGtccagtacagttagtagaagaactgtgttttcattactgtgtactgtactatatatatatatgtatatatatatatatataagaaatactataatttcagtgaattctagctataaatatactcctccccccttaacccattTCGCCGACAttactatatttttttttactcctatctaaaaaaacaaaaacaaatgtatctaGAATTCATCGtttatttttaaactaattttgcacTGAACAGTGTACCCTTTTTAACACTGTTTAACTCGACAGTAATTATGTTGTGGCTTTCAAcaatcaagtaccgtatttttcggagtataagtcgcacctgccgaaaatgcataataaagaaggaaaaaaacatatataagtcgcactggagcccggccaacctatgaaaaaaactgcgacttatagtccgaaaaatacggtagttgacaaGAGATCATGTTGAGAAAAGTATATTTTGATGTTGACTTaagcaggcatttttttctcctccactcAGAGGGTATGTAATCGTTAGGGTTTAGGTTTCACTGTATCGCCATCCCTGGTCGTCAACCACCTTTACAGGCTACATGCTAATATAGTCCGTGAATGGagtctttttcttgttacattactTTTTGCCTAATTATTTCAtttttgctttttaaaaaaagcaatttctatgtatttttaaaaaaagtcctGTGtcccactttggacaccactggtttATGTATTTAACCGGGTAGTAAAGCGTGACCGAATGACATACTATCAGTAGTCAAAGGCTGGGCTGCATCCTTGCAGAGGTGTTCTGCACGCTTCCACAACTTGCCTTTCATGGCGGTGGTAATGCCCACTGCCAAGGTTCGTAGAGGTGCCTCGCATACCTGAAAAGTTTACTTTTACCGCGTGTATTTGATCACAGTGTAAACGCATGACACAAGAAACACCTTCTATAGCACTAAATCTATATGTGGCGGGCTGCAATGACCCCTGCTGTATAATATATGCAGGGGAAAATCTGTTGTTCTATATTGCCAATGTCCTGATAATACTGTTATCAGGTCCTCAATACGGCATGCTGGAGCGGGCGTGGTCGTCTTTGTGCACGGAGGCTGAGAAGGTGAGCGAGCTGCATATGGAGGTGAAGGCATCGCTGATGAGTGAGGACTTTGAGAAACTGAAGAACTGGCAGCGAGACGCCTACCACAAGCAAATGATCGGCGGCTTCAAAGAGACCAAGGAGGCCGAGGACGGCTTCCGGAAAGCGCAGAAGCCCTGGGCCAAGAAGCTGAAGGAGGTTTGTTTCATGTTCACGTGAGGCATCAACAAGCCATGTCAGTTCACATGATTGACTTGTTGTCACACCATGACGACATGCAGTAACAAGCTGCTGCTTTTAGTTGCTGACATTCCCCCTCCAGGCGTGCAGGTCTcatatcctgtgtgtgtgtgtgtatgtgtgatgtCACCAGGAGGGACCAGCTTGTAACAATAGAGATTTGTGGCCAGAGTGATTTATTGATGGATGGCAGGAAATGAGGCTTAATAACTGCAAATGACAAGCTGTCGCTGTAGATGAAAGCCTAAGGGTTTTGACCGACCACATCTGCTGTAGCCGCAATCGCTGCTATCACATTGCCAATGTCCTGATAATACTGTTATGTATTACTTTGTATATACTTTGTAAATACTTTATATTTACTTTTGAAAAAATCCgggagtgttcaaagcaggccgggagcgccttaaaaccccagctaggaataatggaataggactccggttgtattttgtgggttttgctctccatgaactgaagccatgattaagagggactgccgggggcattcgtattgtgccgctagaggtgaaattcttggaccggcccaagacggacgagagcgaaagcatttgccaagaatgttttcattaatcaagaacgagagtcggaggttcgaagacgatcagataacGTCGTaattccgaccataaacgatgccaactagcgatccggcggcattatacccatgacccgccgggcagcgtcctgtaaaccaaagtctttgggttccggggggtgtatggttgcaaagctgaaacttaaaggaattgacgaaagggcaccaccaggagtagagcctgcggcttaattttactcaacacggggaaccttaccggACACGAaaagattgacagattgatggctctttctcgattctgtggatgatGGTGCATGGctgttcttagttggtggagcgatttgtctggttaattccgataaagAACAAGACTCTGGTATGATAACATTGTTGTCAAATTCCCAGGTGGAGACCATGAAGAAGTCGTACCATTCCGCCTGCAAGGAGGAGAAGCTGGCGGCCAGCAGGGAGACCAACAGCAAACTTGAGAGCAACAACAATCCCGAGGCGCAGAAGAAGCTCCAGGAGAAGGTGGAGAAATGCCAGCAGGAGGCGCACAAGGTAGGAAGATGGCTTTAAACGGGCTCTCATTTACTTCTTAGCCTTCATCCATTTCTTCTCCTGGCAGACGAAAGAACGCTATGAGAAGTCCTTGGAGGAGCTGGACAAGCTGACCCCTCAGTACATGGAGAATATGGAGCAGGTGTTTGAGCAGTGGCAGCAATTTGAAGACAAACGCATACGCTTTTTTAAAGAGCTTCTCCTGGAGGTGAAGCAGCACTTGGACCTCTCTACCAATCACAGGTTAGGCGTCCATCTGCTGCGTCTCCAGTGGGATCAGTGAATAGTCAAAATAAATTGATAACATTCCCCTCATAGGTTCCAGACGATTTACCACACGCTGGAAGACACCATTTCCGCCACGGATGCAGAGGAGGACCTGAAATGGTTCCGATCCAATCACGGACCTGGCATGCCCATGAACTGGCCCCAATTTGAGGTTGGAAAACGTACTTTAGATGTCCACCATGCAAAGTTTCCTAACAGAGCCGCATCCTCACTGTACTGGGAATTAACAGTTGTGTCCCTCAACTTTGTCCATCATTGCTACGTCCGCAGCCTTATGTTATCTTATAACTAACTCCACAGCCCACATTAATCATGTTCTTTTCCCCAGAACTTGGCCTGGTCTTGCCCGCGCTCCTTTAAGAGAAGGTCCATTGTAGTGAGTCCTGCATGCGATGGCTGCGCTGTCACAGCAACCATGTTGGGGGGGGGTTATCTTTTCCCCCCACTAACACGCCTTACTTGCTTTGTTTGTGTTTTAAGGTCATTCCAAGCGATGCCATTAGCTTGTTTAAaaactttatttaatttttgcacAAGGTTCCTAAACCGAAAATGACTAATTTTAGTAACAGGAATGAGTTCTTAGCTTAGAACTAGAAAGTACATTAAATATTGCCATATAGCATTTATGCTAATACATTCAAAGTTCAATATAACATGGTCTAATTTAACGTGATGTTCTATAtaacgcagtggaagaatggctgtgcgcgacccgagggtccctggttcaatccccacctagtaccaacctcgtcatgtccgttgtgtcctgagcaagacacttcacccttgctcctgatgggtgctggttagcgccttgcatggcagctccctccatcagtgtgtgaatgtgtgtgtaaatgggtaaatgtggaagtagtgtcaaagcgctttgagtaccttgaaggtagaaaagcgctatacaagtacaacccatttatcatttatcatttaattgggCCATTAACCCCGAATATTCGCCCATTTTTTTCCCAGAAGAGCCAATTGCGTTGCTTTTCACCAAGTTATTGCGTATTTACAAACTTACCGACATGACTGCTTCCTCCCGGTCATGTTCTGTGTTGGTTTACTCTAAGCGACAGTTACGCATCTACATTGCTACACTTAGACTTTCTTGTTTTTGGCGACCCTTTGAGTTCCAGTTAGCTTCGCGCTAggctaatgccctgtatgtttttGTGCCTCGTACTGGAAGTATTCTTACCAGCAAGCCACTTCTTGAAAACAAACCTAAAACATAGTTGATAAGTAGTAACAcatatgtgtaaaaaataaaacatttctgaAGGTTAAGTCCTATTTTGAAAAGAGGCGACAGGcaacaaatgcaatttttttcagTGTTCAATGTAGTTTTGAATTAGTGCTGATATTAATCAGACGCAATATCAGCACAGATCATATAGTACAtacttttactatttttttaGTGTGGGATGTTACAAAATGTTTGATCAACTGAAATTACTCAAAGAACAATATTAAGTATGAAAaaccctagtggtcacaataattcatgaagttgggCTCATGACGCATTGTGTCGAATGATGTGGACATGTTTGtttctggatactttctaatacgcttctgccttggtgactttgtatgtgtaagtaatatgtaactataattatttgagactgcaacattgttcaatgaaggacacttattacttatgtctagcttgtgtgctattgtgtgcttaactgttgtgtagctgctaagtcctagtagcctatagttgACTATGTTTACCCTTTGTAAATGACttaactaaaatagaagaaaagaccaaccttgtgtgtttattggaggacgtttagatgttaactggctgtctggctttgcacaagtaaacacgctgcaggattgaTCGCATCGGAGATTATCGGatattttagatgcaagctgatatcacccAACATCGATATCAGATCGAGATACCCCTAATTTGGATTTATATCTGAAATTGTATATGATAAATATGCAATCAGACCAATGTGCCGGACACTTTGCTTAAAAAGATAAAAACTTGAAAAATACCTTCATAGTTTGCATTTATACATTTTCTTTCTTGGAGACGCAGATGGCACCGCTCTGGTGGAATGAACCTTCTCACAAAGTACACTGGTGTAGCTGTGTTGTGTTTCGATACTTGTCTTTTgaatcagaggtgtccaaagtgtgaacTGCAGCTCGATTTACGATCGGCATATTTTGAAAACACacttaaatgaaaataaaaaaaagcaaacaacaaattatcacaagaaaaagttgaaatgctGTTACCAATATTACGAATCAGTAATATGCTTTGCTGTCTATAACGTTGAATGTTCACAAAAACAACAATCAAAGTACACGCTCCCCTCACcatggaagaagtttggacagCTCTGCTTTAAGTGAAATGATTACATCAAATGCTCTAAATCGAGTTCATTCACTGTATTTGACTTTGGTGGCAAAAAGATTCCTCTTTTTTTTACTCAGCAGGTGACGGATTCTTTCTGCAAGCCTCGTTGCACTATTATATTATCTTTATGTGCCTCTGTTGACAAGAGTGTGTCGTTGCCTTGCGCCTCCCTGCAGAATGTTGTGTTTTGAAGCGACAGCAAGACGTTTAGCTTTGTTTTGTCGTTGTGTTACAGGACTGGTCCATAGACCTGAACCGGACCCTCAGCAGACGGGAGAAGAAAAAGCCGTCGGATGGCGTGACACTGACGGGCATCAGTCAGACTGGATCCGACCAGCCCGTTCAGCCTCTCAAGAGTAGCAGCAGGTATGCATTTGCTCGCTATTCTGGCTTATCTCTGCTGCATACACAGCAGCGTCCCGTGAAGGAATGCTCATGAAAGGTTACATAACGCGCCGCTGCTGGTGCGACATTGAGTTGCGTGGCCGTTTCCTTGGCGACGGCAAACATTCAGTCACAATTTGTTGGGAAAGAAGTTGTTGGCACATACTTGACAGCAAGCCAAAAGCAATGTGGAAACATGGCTTTTGCACGCTGGACTATGATAATGTCCAAACAGGAGACGGATTGCAGCGCaaattatcttgaaaatcaacccGAATAAACCCCAATTGTCACATTTGTTGGTAGAAACGATGCAACTTGTGTGCTGGTGTTGTTTACACACAAAACCAATAGGAGGCAACAGCAGGATATTTCCTCCGTGTAATGCTTGCTTTTTGGTCACAAGTAGCGCGGAAAAAATGAGATCACCGAGAGCCAGTCAGCTGCTTCTTCAGTTATGTTTGGATGGAGTGAGTCAGAGTAATGTAAGCTTTTCCCGCCGTGGAAAACCGTTGtcatgtgtgagtgagtgtgtgtgtgtcaacaactcttgtctctcactctctctcaccCGCACCATCAGCATCACTGCGCCTCCTAAAGCTGCACCCCCTGGTTCCAACCCTTTTGAAGACGACGACGAAGAggtggaagaggaggaggaggaggtggtggTGGAGGATGATGATGAGGTTGAGGAGACGAGGAACCACATCAGTGTGAAACAGGAAGAAGTGAAAACGTTGGTGAACGGAAGATAAACATCTGCGTGTCTTGTCTTGTCTGTTGTTTTGGTTTGTGGACTCTGCTGGTGCTGTCCTCTTCCCTCCTTGCATCCAACTTCCCCTGTCTCAGGTGGCAactggtttgtgtgtgtgtgtcctctccTGACAGGAGTTATTGAATGTGCATTCAGGTGGCTCCCTCTGCTGGCCACCAAAAGTTTAGGCTCCAATCACCACCTCAGTGATCTGCTTGTGGCTTTGTTTTTTACTCTTGCCTGTTTTGCTAGACTGTTCTTGTGTTATTTGTGGCATTGAAATGctttatttgcttgtttttttttctttattcagCATGAATGATTTCTTCTTCTAAACAGCTCAGCGGATTACTTCAAGATGCACCGTGACGGCTTTTTGCGTGTTGTCTAACATTGCTTCTCACTATTCCTCGGGGCTTGGCATGTTCCCATCTGTAAAACATCTCCTAACGTGCCCTTTTCTTTGGTGTGCCCAGTGCAAGTAGCATGGAGAGAACGCCGGACTGGTCGGACGAGGAGACCACCGCCGCCCCTTTCTCGGCAAACGGGAACGGCAACCCATTCGAGGACGAACCAGCCTCTCCGGTCATTTCCGTGCCGGTCCGAGCGCTTTACGACTACGAGGGCCAGGAGCAGGATGAGCTGAGCTTCAAAGCAGGTACATGagtagtttgagctcctcccttgTGTTTCTAATGCACAATGCATACTTACATCCTGAGGGCTAAGTCGTTGTTTGGTTCTAAATTAACCACAAAATTATCGCTGCATAAAACATTATGTTGCTACAGGGCCGAAGTTtccaaaaattattatttttataaacaattTAAAGCCTCGTCCAGCTGTTTACTTATGTATACTAGAATTATTCAGCTAACTTCTACTACAAATTAAAAATCGGCTCCAAATATGGGTTATcgacctccttgactactaataattggtatcggccctgaaaaaacccCACATCGGTTGATCTCTAGTCTGTGTGAACATGCTGTAGCtatattatatttaatgtatttGCTAGTTATATGCTAAAAcatactcctgttactttcactacagctacaaaagtaaaactaacaaaaacattttttttaccaataatatacattgtgcacacacgattgcaccatgcataaacaagcaaccaaacaaaaacataatttcaacacccatatacactgtggtggcctctgcgttgTTCCACGCcgttgtctgctggggtggagggagcaaggccagagacaggagcagacccaacaaagcaaccaagagagccgactccaccctctgcTGCCCACTAACTCTtgatacaagagcacagagctcctgccaccgcCAGCCACTAcagtggcgccatcttggaaaaaatgttattattggaTTCAGAGGTGAAAAACCCCACAGGAATGTAAGTTTATTTTGAGTTACAACAAGCAAATGTCCCTTACTCACATCTTCTCTCCTTTTTTTATtgtgaataatttttttgtttcccTTTTCTCCTACATTTTGCCACACGTATGCCCTCAACATGCAAAGTGTAGGTAAGGAAGTGTGCAAACTGAAACACGGCCCATCTGTTTGTTTGTCCTGAAGGGGACGAGTTGACCAAAATCGGCATGGAGGACGACCAGGGCTGGTGCAAAGGCCGACTCAAGGAAGGGCAGATCGGCCTTTATCCTGCCAACTATGCGGAGGACATCTAGTAATGATGCTCAGCGAGTCGTTTGTGTGTGAGAGGAGTGGCTAAAAGGACCTCGCATTGACTCACAAGATGGAGTCAAGTTGGCATTAAAAGACACTCAGCTGTTACAAAAAAACATGGCCAGCACACGTTAGCCACCAATAAACACTGGGTCTGGCTGGTTGGCTGCAAGCCGCTATGGACTTCTGACTGATAGGAAGACTGGGGGATGATCACATGACTCGTTAGGTCCATTTTGCTTCTGTTCGTGGCGGAGATAATTGATAAGGAGCCTTCATGTGGTCCACAACAAATAGGTGGGTTTCCTTTAGCACTGCACTTGAATGTAAACACACTGATTGTATTTTCTCATTGATTTTAATAGCTGTTAAACATTCAACCACTGACCTAATTCATACGCGATCCTCTTTTACTTTTCATTTAACACTGAATATTCAAGCTTATTCTGCCACCTTTTTTTAAAGTGCCAAGCTACGGGAGCTATTTTTGTTTGCCGAGCAGTCAAACCGCAGCGTTGTTTTGTATTAGTGCGAGAACACAACTAAAGCTATGAAATTATAGATCGGTATAAGTTGATGATTGTTAATTTATATATAATGctctttataattgttttttctgTTCTCTTCAGATGCTGCTGAGTATCAGTTTGTACAAACATTTAATACAGGATTCTAATTTTCCAAGATGATTATTATGATTCAATTTGCATGGGGGCCACGCTCATTTAATTAATTCAAAAATAATATGTGAATAATTTCTGATATTTTAAACATAGCAATGCTCCGTAGCCTTTGCAAATGTTTTGTTGTGAGTTATGGTTGATTTGTGGGTCGATTAACTCACTGAAGAATTTTAACCGTGATGCAAAGTTTAAGGTTTTTTGCCATGTTTTCAGGATACACCGCCACAGCTTCAGCTGTACTTGCACAGTtcaatgtttgtaaatgttgtcCCACAACATAATAAATGAATT encodes:
- the pacsin2 gene encoding protein kinase C and casein kinase substrate in neurons protein 2 isoform X4; translated protein: MSGSYDDSMIDVSSDSFWEVGNYKRTVKRVDDGNRLCNDLMSSIHERARIEKSYAQQLTEWGKRWRQLIEKGPQYGMLERAWSSLCTEAEKVSELHMEVKASLMSEDFEKLKNWQRDAYHKQMIGGFKETKEAEDGFRKAQKPWAKKLKEVETMKKSYHSACKEEKLAASRETNSKLESNNNPEAQKKLQEKVEKCQQEAHKTKERYEKSLEELDKLTPQYMENMEQVFEQWQQFEDKRIRFFKELLLEVKQHLDLSTNHRFQTIYHTLEDTISATDAEEDLKWFRSNHGPGMPMNWPQFEDWSIDLNRTLSRREKKKPSDGVTLTGISQTGSDQPVQPLKSSSSASSMERTPDWSDEETTAAPFSANGNGNPFEDEPASPVISVPVRALYDYEGQEQDELSFKAGDELTKIGMEDDQGWCKGRLKEGQIGLYPANYAEDI
- the pacsin2 gene encoding protein kinase C and casein kinase substrate in neurons protein 2 isoform X1, whose protein sequence is MSGSYDDSMIDVSSDSFWEVGNYKRTVKRVDDGNRLCNDLMSSIHERARIEKSYAQQLTEWGKRWRQLIEKGPQYGMLERAWSSLCTEAEKVSELHMEVKASLMSEDFEKLKNWQRDAYHKQMIGGFKETKEAEDGFRKAQKPWAKKLKEVETMKKSYHSACKEEKLAASRETNSKLESNNNPEAQKKLQEKVEKCQQEAHKTKERYEKSLEELDKLTPQYMENMEQVFEQWQQFEDKRIRFFKELLLEVKQHLDLSTNHRFQTIYHTLEDTISATDAEEDLKWFRSNHGPGMPMNWPQFENLAWSCPRSFKRRSIVDWSIDLNRTLSRREKKKPSDGVTLTGISQTGSDQPVQPLKSSSSITAPPKAAPPGSNPFEDDDEEVEEEEEEVVVEDDDEVEETRNHISVKQEEVKTASSMERTPDWSDEETTAAPFSANGNGNPFEDEPASPVISVPVRALYDYEGQEQDELSFKAGDELTKIGMEDDQGWCKGRLKEGQIGLYPANYAEDI
- the pacsin2 gene encoding protein kinase C and casein kinase substrate in neurons protein 2 isoform X2, with translation MSGSYDDSMIDVSSDSFWEVGNYKRTVKRVDDGNRLCNDLMSSIHERARIEKSYAQQLTEWGKRWRQLIEKGPQYGMLERAWSSLCTEAEKVSELHMEVKASLMSEDFEKLKNWQRDAYHKQMIGGFKETKEAEDGFRKAQKPWAKKLKEVETMKKSYHSACKEEKLAASRETNSKLESNNNPEAQKKLQEKVEKCQQEAHKTKERYEKSLEELDKLTPQYMENMEQVFEQWQQFEDKRIRFFKELLLEVKQHLDLSTNHRFQTIYHTLEDTISATDAEEDLKWFRSNHGPGMPMNWPQFEDWSIDLNRTLSRREKKKPSDGVTLTGISQTGSDQPVQPLKSSSSITAPPKAAPPGSNPFEDDDEEVEEEEEEVVVEDDDEVEETRNHISVKQEEVKTASSMERTPDWSDEETTAAPFSANGNGNPFEDEPASPVISVPVRALYDYEGQEQDELSFKAGDELTKIGMEDDQGWCKGRLKEGQIGLYPANYAEDI
- the pacsin2 gene encoding protein kinase C and casein kinase substrate in neurons protein 2 isoform X3 produces the protein MSGSYDDSMIDVSSDSFWEVGNYKRTVKRVDDGNRLCNDLMSSIHERARIEKSYAQQLTEWGKRWRQLIEKGPQYGMLERAWSSLCTEAEKVSELHMEVKASLMSEDFEKLKNWQRDAYHKQMIGGFKETKEAEDGFRKAQKPWAKKLKEVETMKKSYHSACKEEKLAASRETNSKLESNNNPEAQKKLQEKVEKCQQEAHKTKERYEKSLEELDKLTPQYMENMEQVFEQWQQFEDKRIRFFKELLLEVKQHLDLSTNHRFQTIYHTLEDTISATDAEEDLKWFRSNHGPGMPMNWPQFENLAWSCPRSFKRRSIVDWSIDLNRTLSRREKKKPSDGVTLTGISQTGSDQPVQPLKSSSSASSMERTPDWSDEETTAAPFSANGNGNPFEDEPASPVISVPVRALYDYEGQEQDELSFKAGDELTKIGMEDDQGWCKGRLKEGQIGLYPANYAEDI